From a single Kryptolebias marmoratus isolate JLee-2015 linkage group LG17, ASM164957v2, whole genome shotgun sequence genomic region:
- the LOC108237226 gene encoding retinol dehydrogenase 13, with protein sequence MSKYILPVSVFGTVAGCAVLLKNHMTGGRCPSKAKIKGKTVVITGANTGIGKETAHELAKRGGRIIMGCRDMEKCEAAAKDIRGKTLNPHVYACHLDLASMRSVREFAERIKREENRVDVLINNAGVMRCPAWKTEDGFDMQFGVNHLGHFLLTNLLLDKLKESAPSRVINLASLAHIVGKIDFEDLNWEKKKFDTKQAYCQSKLANVLFTRELAKRLEGTGVTVNAVHPGVVATDLGRHTGLHQSQFSSSVLSPFFSLMVKSPELGAQPSVYLAVAEEMEGVTGRYYDVMTEKEPAPLALDDGTAGRLWEVSSRLVGLQEEGQPSLSKLSAEG encoded by the exons ATGAGTAAATATATCTtaccagtttctgtttttggaaCAGTGGCTGGCTGCGCGGTTTTACTGAA aAACCACATGACTGGTGGCCGGTGTCCCAGTAAGGctaaaattaaaggaaaaactgTAGTTATAACAGGCGCTAACACAGGCATTGGGAAGGAGACGGCTCATGAACTGGCAAAAAGAG GGGGTCGGATCATTATGGGATGCCGTGATATGGAGAAGTGCGAAGCAGCGGCGAAGGACATACGAGGGAAAACTCTGAATCCTCACGTTTACGCGTGCCACCTCGACTTGGCCTCCATGAGGTCTGTCCGAGAGTTTGCAGAGAGAATAAAGCGAG AGGAGAACCGCGTGGATGTACTGATAAACAATGCGGGGGTCATGAGGTGTCCAGCGTGGAAAACAGAGGATGGCTTCGACATGCAGTTTGGAGTTAACCATTTAG GCCACTTCTTGCTGACAAATCTGTTGTTGGACAAGCTGAAAGAATCTGCCCCCAGCAGAGTGATCAACCTGGCCTCACTCGCCCACATTGTTGGAAAGATTGACTTCGAGGACCTGAATTGGGAGAAGAAGAAGTTCGATACCAAGCAGGCGTACTGTCAGAGCAAACTCGCCAATGTTCTGTTCACCAGAGAGCTCGCCAAGCGGCTAGAAG gCACAGGGGTCACAGTGAATGCTGTACACCCAGGAGTCGTTGCCACGGATCTCGGGAGACACACCGGCCTGCACCAATCACAGTTCTCGAGCTCTGTGCTCA GTCCCTTTTTCTCCCTGATGGTGAAGAGCCCAGAGCTGGGGGCCCAGCCTAGCGTCTATCTGGCCGTGGCCGAGGAAATGGAGGGCGTGACGGGGCGGTACTATGATGTGATGACTGAAAAGGAACCGGCCCCTCTGGCCCTGGACGACGGGACCGCTGGCAGGCTGTGGGAGGTCAGCAGCAGGCTGGTGGGTCTGCAGGAGGAAGGACAGCCGAGCCTGTCAAAGCTATCAGCAGAAGGCTAA
- the decr2 gene encoding peroxisomal 2,4-dienoyl-CoA reductase isoform X2 → MAEAKRKGEDLPEDVGSDDCLASYTYIYSPDLLKDQVAFITGGGSGIGLRMAEIFMRHGCDTVIASRNLDKLKEAAKKLSAALGRRCLPLCMDVRQPETINAAVDETLREFGHVDILINNAAGNFLCPASALSFNAFKTVMEIDTMGTFNTSKVVYEKWFKDHGGNIVNISATLSYRGQALQVHAGSAKAANDAMTKHLAVEWGPSGVRVNAVAPGPISGTEGFRRLGGARAEGAQSFQSIPLQRAGNKTEMAHCALFLASRASSYMTGAILVADGGAWLTSANDVSMLLGIASSKSAKL, encoded by the exons ATGGCAGAGGCcaaaagaaaaggagaggatCTTCCTGAAGATGTTGGCTCAGATGACTGCTTGGCTTCATACACGTACATCTACAGTCCAGATTTACTTAA agatCAGGTTGCTTTCATCACAGGAGGAGGATCTGGAATTGGACTCCGTATGGCTGAGATCTTCATGAG GCACGGCTGTGACACAGTGATTGCCAGCAGGAACCTGGACAAGCTGAAAGAG GCAGCGAAAAAGCTGTCCGCTGCGTTGGGACGTCGCTGCCTTCCGTTGTGTATGGACGTGAGGCAGCCGGAGACCATCAACGCTGCTGTGGACGAGACGCTCAGAGAGTTCGGACACGTAGACATCCTTATCAACA ATGCGGCTGGAAACTTCCTCTGCCCTGCCTCTGCCCTCTCCTTCAACGCCTTCAAAACGGTGATGGAGATCGACACCATGGGCACGTTCAACACCAGCAAAGTGGTTTATGAGAAGTGGTTTAAG gatcATGGTGGGAACATAGTCAACATCTCTGCAACGCTTTCATACCGAGGCCAGGCCCTCCAGGTGCATGCTGGCTCTGCCAAGGCAGCAAATG ATGCCATGACAAAGCACCTGGCCGTAGAGTGGGGGCCCAGTGGGGTGAGGGTCAACGCTGTGGCTCCGGGGCCGATCTCTGGTACTGAGGGCTTTCGCAGGCTCG GTGGCGCTCGTGCGGAGGGTGCTCAGTCCTTCCAGTCCATTCCTCTGCAGCGAGCCGGCAACAAGACGGAGATGGCCCACTGCGCTCTGTTCCTGGCGAGCCGAGCGTCGTCCTACATGACCGGAGCCATCCTGGTGGCGGATGGCGGAGCGTGGCTGACCTCGGCCAACGACGTCTCCATGCTGTTGGGTATAGCCTCCTCTAAATCTGCTAAGCTCTGA
- the decr2 gene encoding peroxisomal 2,4-dienoyl-CoA reductase isoform X1 — protein MAEAKRKGEDLPEDVGSDDCLASYTYIYSPDLLKDQVAFITGGGSGIGLRMAEIFMRHGCDTVIASRNLDKLKEAAKKLSAALGRRCLPLCMDVRQPETINAAVDETLREFGHVDILINNAAGNFLCPASALSFNAFKTVMEIDTMGTFNTSKVVYEKWFKDHGGNIVNISATLSYRGQALQVHAGSAKAANDAMTKHLAVEWGPSGVRVNAVAPGPISGTEGFRRLGGARAEGAQSFQSIPLQRAGNKTEMAHCALFLASRASSYMTGAILVADGGAWLTSANDVSMLLGYWSAEKKRDK, from the exons ATGGCAGAGGCcaaaagaaaaggagaggatCTTCCTGAAGATGTTGGCTCAGATGACTGCTTGGCTTCATACACGTACATCTACAGTCCAGATTTACTTAA agatCAGGTTGCTTTCATCACAGGAGGAGGATCTGGAATTGGACTCCGTATGGCTGAGATCTTCATGAG GCACGGCTGTGACACAGTGATTGCCAGCAGGAACCTGGACAAGCTGAAAGAG GCAGCGAAAAAGCTGTCCGCTGCGTTGGGACGTCGCTGCCTTCCGTTGTGTATGGACGTGAGGCAGCCGGAGACCATCAACGCTGCTGTGGACGAGACGCTCAGAGAGTTCGGACACGTAGACATCCTTATCAACA ATGCGGCTGGAAACTTCCTCTGCCCTGCCTCTGCCCTCTCCTTCAACGCCTTCAAAACGGTGATGGAGATCGACACCATGGGCACGTTCAACACCAGCAAAGTGGTTTATGAGAAGTGGTTTAAG gatcATGGTGGGAACATAGTCAACATCTCTGCAACGCTTTCATACCGAGGCCAGGCCCTCCAGGTGCATGCTGGCTCTGCCAAGGCAGCAAATG ATGCCATGACAAAGCACCTGGCCGTAGAGTGGGGGCCCAGTGGGGTGAGGGTCAACGCTGTGGCTCCGGGGCCGATCTCTGGTACTGAGGGCTTTCGCAGGCTCG GTGGCGCTCGTGCGGAGGGTGCTCAGTCCTTCCAGTCCATTCCTCTGCAGCGAGCCGGCAACAAGACGGAGATGGCCCACTGCGCTCTGTTCCTGGCGAGCCGAGCGTCGTCCTACATGACCGGAGCCATCCTGGTGGCGGATGGCGGAGCGTGGCTGACCTCGGCCAACGACGTCTCCATGCTGTTGG gttATTGGTCTGCTGAAAAGAAGAGAGACAAGTGA